The DNA sequence ATCAATAAATTAACGATAGAAAAAGCCAAGTTTTAAAAATTTAAAATTTGGCTTTTTCTTGTAAATCATTACACTTTCATCCATAGACGATTCTTAATTAATTTAATTAAAAAAGTTCCCGAGCGATTTTTTTAATATTATCACTTTTACCCATCGAGTAAAAATGCAAAACAGGCACTCCAAAATTCAATAATTCACGACATTGATTAATCGTCCATTCGATACCTATTTGTTTTACGGCGGCATTATCTTTTGCATTTTCGATCGCTGAAATTAAATCTTCCGGCAAATCGATTTTGAAAACTTGTGGCAGAAGTTGCAATTGTTTCTTGGTTGCAACTGGTTTAATCCCTGGAATAATCGGAACATTAATTCCAATTTCACGGGCACTTTTTACAAAATCGATGAATTTTTCATTATCAAAAAACATCTGAGTAACCACATAATCTGCACCGGCATCTACTTTTTGTTTCAGCCATTTTAAATCATAATTCATCGATGGCGCTTCGATATGCTTTTCAGGATAACCTGCAACACCAATGCAAAACTTGTTATTTTCGTCACTGAAATTTTCATCATGTAAATATTTTCCACGTCCCAAATCATTCATTTGACACACCAAATCTGTGGCGTTTTTATGGCCGCCGATTGTGGGTTCAAAATACTGTTGCCCTTTCATTGCATCACCACGCAACGCCATCACATTTTCAATTCCGAGATACATACAATCTACCAAAAGATATTCAGTTTCTTCTTTGGTAAAACCGCCACACAAAACATGTGGAACGGTATCTACATTATATTTATGTTGAATCGCCGCACAAATCCCCAAAGTTCCCGGCCGCATTCTCGTGATTTTTCGTTCCATCAAACCGTTGCCTTTATCCAGATAAATATATTCTTCCCGTGAAGTTGTAACATCGATAAATGGTGGTTTAAACTCCATTAAAGGATCAATGTTTTTATATAAATCTTCGATTCCTGTTCCTTTGGTTGGTGGAATAATTTCTATGGAGAACAACCTTTTTCCGTTGGCGTTTTTTAGATGATCTGTGATTTTCATTTACTTATTTTCGTTTTTTTTAATTTCGCCGACCCAAACATCATCAGTCTTTAAATAATGGTAAGTTTTATTTTCTTTATTTTCATCTATAAACTGATAGATTCTATGTTCAGATTTTAAGAAGTTTTCAAACCATTTTTTAGAGTCTAAATAATCTTTTTTTGAAGCGTATTCATCTTCTTCTCCAACTTCGTTATCGTCAAATACCTCTTCCGAAGAACAATGCTCCCAAGAAAAATTGCTTAATAATTCATTTGTTTCTTTACTAAATTCATTTTCTGGAAAGTCTAGTTTTTCATCATTCTCAAAAAAAACATTTTCGTACCATTCAATTTTATCACCTATCGCGCACACAACTTGACTTTCTCTGAAGTTTGGAAAGAAAATCCAAATTTTCAAATAATAATCTACTTGTAATTTGTCTAATTCTATTTTCCAATTTTTATAAATTTCTATGAATGATTCGATATTTTTTTCACGAAACTCTCCATTTGGTTCGGGATAAGGGTATTTAGTACGAAGTAAATCGCTCCAAGGACGAACCATCCATTTAGAAGTCAAATAATTATATTCCTTTAAAAGTTCTTGATCGAAAAACAAATTATATTTTTTCCATTTTTCAATATTTCTCAAGAGTTTATTTTTCCCTCTTATCTTTTTGAATTTTTGTTTTTTCATTGTTAGTTAATCTATCAATTAGAATTTAGTTAAGCGCTGTGAGTTAAAACTTTAACAGTGCTCATTAATTAATCTGCTAAATTCGGACTCAGCCATTTTCTCGCAAATTCTAAATCAACACTTTTTCTTTCTGCATAATCTATCAACTGATCTTCTGAAATTTTTCCAACTCCAAAATATTTCGATTTTGGATTTCCAAAATAATAACCGGAAACGGCAGCCGTTGGAAACATGGCCAGACTTTCTGTTAATTCTAAACCTATATTTTCTTTGACTTTTAATAAATTCCAAATCGTAGTTTTCTCCAAATGATCTGGACAAGCCGGATAACCAGGAGCCGGACGAATTCCCAAATATTTCTCGGCGATTAAATCTTCATTTTCTAAAGTTTCATCTTCTGCATAACCCCAAAATTCTGTTCGAACTTTATGATGCAAGAATTCCGCAAAGGCTTCTGCTAAACGGTCGGCTAATGCCTTAACAATAATTGCGTTATAATCATCGCCATCATCGTAATATATTTTCGCCAATTCTTCTGTTCCGAAACCAGTTGTTACGGCAAACGCTCCGACATAATCTTGTTTGCCTGAACTTTCAGGAGCAATAAAATCACTCAAAGCGTGATATTCTTTTCCAGCAGATTTCTTCAGTTGTTGTCTTAAAGTATGGAATTTCGCTAACTGATTTCCCTCCTCATCGTAAACCAAAACATCATCTTGATTGGTTGAGTTTGCAGGGAAAATTCCGAAAATTCCTTTTGCCGTGAATAACTTTTCATCGAGAATTTTATCAAGTAAAACTTTTGCTTCCTTAAATAATTCTGTGGCCTGTTCACCGACGACCTCATCAGTCAAAATCTGCGGGAATTTCCCGTGGAGTTCCCAACTTCTGAAAAATGGAGTCCAGTCCATAAAGTCCAGCAATTCTCGTAAATCCTGATTTTCTATAATATGAATTCCTAAATTTTTAGGTTTTACGATTTCTTCATTTTCCCAATCGATGGTAAAGTTTTGTTTTCTCGCATCTTCAATGGAAACATATTCTTTATCAATTTGGCGGTTCAAAAACTTCTCGCGGAAATCCTCATACTCGACTTTTAAATCAGCTTTATATTGCACATTATTATGATCCAACAATTGAGAAACCACACCAACCGCTCTTGAAGCATCATTCACATGAACGACGGTATGCCCATATTTCGGAAATATTTTTACCGCAGTATGTGCTTTCGAAGTTGTAGCACCTCCAATTAACAAAGGAAAATTTAGATTCTTTCTCTGCAATTCATCAGCAACGTGAACCATTTCATCTAAACTCGGGGTAATCAATCCGCTCAATCCAATAACATCAACTTGATGATCAATCGCTGCCTGAATAATTTTGTCAGCAGGAACCATCACTCCTAAATCGATGATTTCATAATTGTTACAACCCAAAACTACACTCACAATATTTTTACCAATATCGTGAACATCACCTTTTACAGTTGCCATTAATATTTTTCCGTTCGGTTTTTGTTTTTCATCCTTTTCTGCTTCAATGTAAGGTTGTAAATAAGCCACAGCCTTTTTCATTACGCGCGCAGATTTTACAACTTGCGGCAAAAACATTTTTCCACTTCCGAATAAATCGCCGACAACGCCCATTCCGGTCATTAAATTAATTTCAATAACATTCAACGGTCTTTTAGAACCTGTTCTTGCTTCTTCTACATCTTCTATGATGAAACGGTCGATACCTTTGACTAAAGCATGGGTAATTCTATCTTGTAAAGGCTCTTTCCGCCATTCTAGTTCTTCTACAAATTCTTTCTTGGTTGATTTTACTCTTTCAGAATAATCCAATAATCTTTCGGTCGCATCATCTCTTCGGTCGAGCATCACGTCTTCAACCAATTCCAATAATTCTTTCGGGATTTCATCATAGACTTCCAACATGGTCGGATTCACGATTCCCATATTCATTCCCGCTTTAATCGCATGATATAGAAAAACAGAATGCATCGCTTCCCGAACATTATCATTTCCTCTAAACGAAAACGAAACGTTCGAAACTCCGCCACTCACTGAAACATTCGGTAGATTTTCACGAACCCATTTTGTAGCGTCGATAAAATCCAAAGCATTTCTTCGGTGTTCGTCCATTCCGGTTGCAACGGGGAATATATTCAAATCGAAAATAATATCTTCGGAAGGAAAACCAACTTTGTTGACCAAAATATCATATGATTTTTTGCAGATTTCTATTCTTCGGTAGTAATTGTCGGCTTGTCCATTTTCATCAAAAGCCATTACAATTACTGCTGCGCCGTATCTTTTAATGGTTTTCGCATGATGAATAAATTCCGCTTCGCCTTCCTTTAAACTAATGGAATTTACCACACATTTTCCTTGAACGACTTGCAATCCGGCTTCAAGAATTTCCCATTTCGAAGAATCAATCATAATAGGAATTCGCGAAATATCGGGTTCTGAAGCGATTAAATTCAGGAATTTCACCATCGCGTATTTTCCGTCAAGTAATCCATCATCAAAATTGACATCTAAGATTTGTGCACCGCCGTCAACCTGATCACGGGCAACATCAATGGCTTCTGAATATTTTTCCTCTTTAATTAATCGAAGAAATTTTTTAGAACCAGCGACATTGGTTCGTTCTCCAACATTAATAAAATTGGATTCCGGCGTTGTAATTAAAGGTTCGAGACCTGAGAGTTTTAGATATTTCATTTTTTCTTATTCTTTTTAAAAGCCACGAAGTGGCGCAATCATCAGCATTATGTGAAGCGCAATGAATTGGCGTTATAATCAACATTGGAAAAACCCAATGAAACAGAGCATTTTCATATACAAGCCACGAAGTGGCGACATCAATAGCATTGGGTGCAGCCCAATGAAAATAAACGGTGTGAATCAAAGCCACGAAGTGGCGAAATCCTTGACCATATTTTAATCCCAAACATATCTTTCATCATATTCAACATCATATTTCTTTAAAAATCCTAAAAATTCTTCCTGAAATGATTTCTTTTGATGATGTTCTTCCTGATTAATAATATATTTTTTCACCACTTCAATTTCAGTCGGATTTACCGAAAATGCTCCATATCCATTTTGCCAATAGAAATTTTCGAATTCCTTACCTTTTGTTTTGATCCATTTTGAAGAATGTGACTTTACCTCTTCCAGCAGTTTCATTAAGGCAATCTTCTTTGATAATAAACATAAAATATGAACGTGATCTTTATGTCCACCAACTTGAACCGGATTACATTCCAAATTTTTACAAATACCTCCTAAATAATTAAACAATTCTTCTTGTATTGCTTCTGTTATTAAAGGACTTCTGTGTTTGGTACTAAAAACCAAATGCACATAGATTTTGTTTAAAGATTGTCCCATTTTTTTTGTATTTATTGTAATTACATATATAAAATTTCTGAATTCATACGGCTGCACTTTGCTTAGTTATGTTTTTGATTTCAGTCTTTCAGACCTTAATTTATTTCTTTCGTATTCTATATTCATTGGGCCGCGCTTCGCTTACCCAATGCTATTGATTGCGCCACTTCGTGGCTTTACGGTGATATTCAACAATTTATCAATGTAACATTTTACCACTGTCTTACGATGATTCATTCATGTTCAATTGCTATCGATTTTTACAGTTTTAGATTTTGACGCTAATTTTTCTAGGTTCATAATCCTTCACCAAATCTGCAATCGCTTTAATATGTGGTGGTGTCGTTCCACAACAACCTCCAATAATATTGATGAGACCTTTTTCGGCATATTCGCGAATTTGTTCTGCCATGAATTCTGGACTTTCATCGTATTGACCGAAAGCATTTGGTAATCCAGCATTTGGATAAGCCGAAATAAAGAAATCTGAATTTTTGGATAAGGTTTCTAAATAAGGCGTCAACTGTTTCGCTCCTAAAGCACAGTTTAATCCGACACTCAATAAATTTAAATGCGAGATTGAAATCAAAAATGCTTCTGCAGTTTGTCCGCTCAAAGTTCTTCCTGACGCATCGGTAATCGTTCCTGAAACCATGATTGGAATTTTAATATTTCTTTCCTCCTGAATTTCATCAATCGCAAAAAGTGCGGCTTTAGCATTTAAAGTATCGAAGATTGTTTCTACCAAAAGAATATCTGAACCGCCATCTAAAAGTGCTTCTGCCTGTAATTTATACGCCAAACGCAATTCATCAAAAGTGATGGCGCGAAAACCCGGATCATTAACATCCGGACTTAAACTTGCGGTTTTATTGGTTGGTCCCATCGAACCCGCAACAAATCTTGGTTTGTCAGGATTGAGATTGGTAAATTCATCACAAATCTTTCTCGCAATTTTCGCAGATTCATAATTGAGTTCGTAAACCAATTCTTCCATGTGATAATCTGCCATGGCGATGGTTGTTCCAGAAAAAGTATTCGTTTCTATAATATCAGCATCGGCTTCTAAATACTTTCTATGAACTTCTTCGATGGCTTGTGGTTGCGTCAGTGAAAGCAAATCGTTGTTTCCTTTTAAAAAATATTCCCAATCTTTGAATCGTTCGCCGGGGTAATCTTCTTCCGAAAATTTATAGCGTTGAAGCATCGTTCCCATCGCTCCATCGAGGACGAGGATTCTTTCGTTTAAGGCTTTATAAAGTGCTGCTGTATTTTTCATTTTTTTTAAATAAATTAAAATGACGGTTATTTATTTTCAGACAATCTTAGAATATCTCCGAATACACCACGGGCAGTTACTTTGGCTCCGGCTCCGGCACCCATAATTACGATCGGATTCTCGCCATAACTTTCCGTGTAAATTTCAAAAATAGAATCTGAACCTTTTAATTGTCCAAGTGCAGAATTGGCGGGAACAGAAATTAACTGAACATCAAGTTCTCCTTTTTCCTTCTGCAAATCGCCATGTAAGTCGCCTATCAAACGTAGAACATGATTTTCTTTTTGATTCTTTTTCACTTCATCGAAATGAGCATCTAACACATCCAAACTGTTTAGGAAATCATCTTTATCAAGATTCACTAAACTTTCCGGAATTAAACTTTGAACACTGATGTCGCTAAATTCATTACTTAAATCAAGTTCTCTTGCCAGGATTAAAAGTTTCCGCGCTACATCGTTTCCTGATAAATCTTCGCGCGGATCGGGTTCTGTAAATCCTTGATCCATGGCTTCTTTTAAAATGGTAGAAAATTTCTCGTCTCTCACTGAAAAATTATTAAAAATATAACTGAGCGAACCGGAGAAAACGCCTTTAATTCGAGTGATATTTTCGCCCGACAAATGCAGCAATTTAATGGTATCAATTAAAGG is a window from the Kaistella flava (ex Peng et al. 2021) genome containing:
- the tnpA gene encoding IS200/IS605 family transposase, translating into MGQSLNKIYVHLVFSTKHRSPLITEAIQEELFNYLGGICKNLECNPVQVGGHKDHVHILCLLSKKIALMKLLEEVKSHSSKWIKTKGKEFENFYWQNGYGAFSVNPTEIEVVKKYIINQEEHHQKKSFQEEFLGFLKKYDVEYDERYVWD
- a CDS encoding homocysteine S-methyltransferase family protein; the protein is MKNTAALYKALNERILVLDGAMGTMLQRYKFSEEDYPGERFKDWEYFLKGNNDLLSLTQPQAIEEVHRKYLEADADIIETNTFSGTTIAMADYHMEELVYELNYESAKIARKICDEFTNLNPDKPRFVAGSMGPTNKTASLSPDVNDPGFRAITFDELRLAYKLQAEALLDGGSDILLVETIFDTLNAKAALFAIDEIQEERNIKIPIMVSGTITDASGRTLSGQTAEAFLISISHLNLLSVGLNCALGAKQLTPYLETLSKNSDFFISAYPNAGLPNAFGQYDESPEFMAEQIREYAEKGLINIIGGCCGTTPPHIKAIADLVKDYEPRKISVKI
- the metH gene encoding methionine synthase: MKYLKLSGLEPLITTPESNFINVGERTNVAGSKKFLRLIKEEKYSEAIDVARDQVDGGAQILDVNFDDGLLDGKYAMVKFLNLIASEPDISRIPIMIDSSKWEILEAGLQVVQGKCVVNSISLKEGEAEFIHHAKTIKRYGAAVIVMAFDENGQADNYYRRIEICKKSYDILVNKVGFPSEDIIFDLNIFPVATGMDEHRRNALDFIDATKWVRENLPNVSVSGGVSNVSFSFRGNDNVREAMHSVFLYHAIKAGMNMGIVNPTMLEVYDEIPKELLELVEDVMLDRRDDATERLLDYSERVKSTKKEFVEELEWRKEPLQDRITHALVKGIDRFIIEDVEEARTGSKRPLNVIEINLMTGMGVVGDLFGSGKMFLPQVVKSARVMKKAVAYLQPYIEAEKDEKQKPNGKILMATVKGDVHDIGKNIVSVVLGCNNYEIIDLGVMVPADKIIQAAIDHQVDVIGLSGLITPSLDEMVHVADELQRKNLNFPLLIGGATTSKAHTAVKIFPKYGHTVVHVNDASRAVGVVSQLLDHNNVQYKADLKVEYEDFREKFLNRQIDKEYVSIEDARKQNFTIDWENEEIVKPKNLGIHIIENQDLRELLDFMDWTPFFRSWELHGKFPQILTDEVVGEQATELFKEAKVLLDKILDEKLFTAKGIFGIFPANSTNQDDVLVYDEEGNQLAKFHTLRQQLKKSAGKEYHALSDFIAPESSGKQDYVGAFAVTTGFGTEELAKIYYDDGDDYNAIIVKALADRLAEAFAEFLHHKVRTEFWGYAEDETLENEDLIAEKYLGIRPAPGYPACPDHLEKTTIWNLLKVKENIGLELTESLAMFPTAAVSGYYFGNPKSKYFGVGKISEDQLIDYAERKSVDLEFARKWLSPNLAD
- the metF gene encoding methylenetetrahydrofolate reductase [NAD(P)H] — its product is MKITDHLKNANGKRLFSIEIIPPTKGTGIEDLYKNIDPLMEFKPPFIDVTTSREEYIYLDKGNGLMERKITRMRPGTLGICAAIQHKYNVDTVPHVLCGGFTKEETEYLLVDCMYLGIENVMALRGDAMKGQQYFEPTIGGHKNATDLVCQMNDLGRGKYLHDENFSDENNKFCIGVAGYPEKHIEAPSMNYDLKWLKQKVDAGADYVVTQMFFDNEKFIDFVKSAREIGINVPIIPGIKPVATKKQLQLLPQVFKIDLPEDLISAIENAKDNAAVKQIGIEWTINQCRELLNFGVPVLHFYSMGKSDNIKKIARELF